The DNA window TTGAATGTTATTCCTGCTCCCTATCACTTTCAGTCCTGTGATTTGGAGCTTAAGTGGAAACTCTTGAGAGCACCCTGGACATGAGATCTTATGTGTGGCAGGTGCTATGGTTTTGCCATGTTATGTCCCTTGAAGTAAAAGTTCTTAGATCCATGTTGGAACGAGGGAAGCAGAGCACAATGCACTTTCACAGTGCAAAAAGTAACGACATCACTGACATTCTCTGAGGGAAGTTTCATGAAGTTTACCATATGAAATTAATGAGATGGCATGTAATAGACTGATCATATGGTAATCTTTTAGATATTTCTGAGACTTAGTTGTAATGATTAAGTTCTGTTTCATCTCATAATGCAATATGTATTCAGCAGTTGGCGTGAccaaataaatggttagtaacTATTTTGAATGCTTAAGGACAGGATTTAATACCCTATTTTAGCTAGTCATGAAATGCAAGCATTGGGATCACTCTCTTTGTTATATTTTGGCATCAAATGGTTTGGCTTGTGGAGCCAGAAACCTCAGAGGGTTTTTGACCGGCAGGCGATCACAGAAATGACTGTTTCTTTGTCATTGTGGTGCTTCCCCAATTTGTTCATCATGCTTGCCTTGTCCATGGGATAAATGCTTCTCTCACACTGTGATCATGCAAAGTCCTCTTTCACAACCCTACCCTTTCGTGTATATTAATCATCACAGTTAAGATGgttttgtttttcaaataaGATTAGCAGGAGAAATAAGATTGCAGTTTACTTATTATATATGCTAGAATGAAGTCAGCGCATGAAGGTAAAGGTGTTCCCTTACCTTAAATGATTCCCATATAAATAGTTGGTTCATTGTACGTTGAAGTATATTCCAAGCCATCTAAAAGGGCCTATCTTTTCCATCAGCAAGCAAAACAATAGAAAAGCCAAAAACATTGCTAAGGTTCTCATTGTTAATGATGTTATCTATTTTTTCACGTCTTTGGTAATGTCCCTTCTTTACACCAAcctccccccacccccaccacaATCTGTCTTTTTAAATACAAAGTTAAGCCAACTAATACTTGATATGTTTTGGAGATCACAAGGACAAAACTAACAATGAGcccaaacaaaacaaaacagaaACAACTCTACTGCACCAGCATTTAGTTGTTGGCTTATCTGCAAAGAAATGTCTTTCTTAACTACTGTGAAGAATGAGATTGCTTCTGAAACAGAGGAGGAAACATCATTGCCTACTCCTTTGCCTCAAAAATACCAATATGAAAGACTATTCATCTGTTCCAATGCAGGGGACTGGCAAGATTATCAGAAGATCAATCTTTATCTTTCTGCAGAATTACCAGTTTTACACTGCAATAGCAGCAGTCCTCGCTTTCCCTTTTGCTGCCTCGGTTCTTCTTCTACAAGCATTCGTCCCCTCAACGTGTTTCCTTCGAGCATTCCATGATCACCTGCATTCTCTATTTGATGCAGTAGGATTACCATCCTCTTCAAAACTCTTCACCGTTTTGAATTCCAAGCTTTCTCAAACCTTTGCAATCTCTTTTCTTGCATTTCCTTTCACCCTTACCTCTCTTCTTTTCGCAAAGGCATCCGTGATTGAAGCTCTCAGTGATCAGAAATCATCCAAGAAACctgcattttcttctttttgctcACTCTacagttcccttcttctcactcAACTTTGCAACTCAATAGTCATCATCTCAGCAAATGCAACTTGTTTTACTCTCCTATTTTTCGCCTTCAATATCTTTAATTACGGATTTGACCTTTCATCTCCAAGATCCATTCTCTTTATTTCAGCAACAGGAGCAATAATTTGTTCAATCATTTTAGCCAGCACTTTGATCATCTGCAATTTGGCACTGGTATTATCAGGATTGGAGAACATTGGAGGGTATATGGCAATTCTCAAGGCTTGTTTTTTAATCAAAGGGAAAAATGCAACAGCATTATCCTTGGCCCTGATTTTCAACTTGGCCTTGGCTGCAGTTGAAGTTCTATACCAATACAGAATTGTCAAAGCTCATCATCATATAAGAACAGGCTTTTCTGCTATTGCTTTGGAAGGAATGTTTATTGCTTATTTGTATGCCATTCTTCTGGTTGTTGATACCATTTCTAGCTGTCTTTTCTTCGAATGCTGTAAAACAAATTGCCAGATGGATGAAGAAGGatgttttccttttcaaattgaGATTGAAGACAGAGATCACCATGCAGTACTGTTGATAAAGAACTTAGAGGAGCTTTCTTGAATGTATTGAGTAATTCAACTGATTCTGTATCATGTATTATTCAGTTCTCATGTGAATTCGTCCAAATATAGGTTCCTACAGGAGTAAATATAGCTTCAAGAAGATCAACAAAGTGGCAAATTTCCTTCCAAATATTGGAAATTCAAACAGTAGATTATCAAGATTACAAGGTGTTCTTGAGTAACACGTGGACGTCCAAGTATGAAAAATAACAAGACTTCAAGATCAATGAATGAAGATATCatattattttccaaaatttgatTCTAAGGAAGGTGGGAAACTAATCCTACCGCCTACATTTTGTTACATTGCTATTGCTAAAAATACCTATTTCTATCCTCTTCTATGCTTTCTGTACAACTTTCCGTGTTGGATTCCCCTGACAAGGAACCCGTTTCTATGTTACAATGAAAAGAATCAACTAGAGATCTAAATACAGGGGTTAGTTGAGCTTTGTACAAACTATTCATATTACACTTCCAATTTACATTTTGCATGGCATAATCTCCATATCAAGGTGAACACGCCGACACTTGAGTAACTACATTTGCACCGACAACGACTCCATCGTGCAGGTTCAACAAATGCATACCCAAATTTAAATTCTTTAGATGCATTTCTCTGTTTAATCATGCAGCACACGCTCCAGGATGGACGGCAGTCATGATCACCCGTCAATAACAAAATCCAGGCGATCGATTTTTGGACCAACAGGTTCCTTGCATCATCCAAGAGCTCAGACGACAGTGTGTTTTCTTGAGCTTCTCTCTGCAAAGCACTCCAAGAGCCCAGACAAGAATGTGTCCTTTTCAGTTTCCCTCTGCAAAGCACTTCTGCTATTTCCAGGTTCACGAGCTTTAATGTTCGACGTTCTTTCTTGAGCCCAGAGAAAGCCAAAGCCGATAGATCAATATTGGAGGCTTCTGGTTTGACTTAAGACCAATGTCCTTAGTTAACCAACAGACAGAGGCCACATGACTCCAAAAATTCCCTGAAGCATGAATCATCCCCATTTACTTCTCAGCCTTCTTTTTTAAGCTGCTTCTTTTCTGCATTCTCCATTTCGGCTTCCTTCTGAACTTTCTTCTTGTCTTGTTCAGCTTGCTTCAAGTTCTCCTCATGGGCTTTCCGGAATAACctcacaaaatttaaaagggTTGCAGTGACTGCAGAGTATGAAACAGATACCACACAACAAACAATTAGGAGTCAAACCTTCAAAAGCACTAGCACAGAAATGAGAATAACGATGCATAAATGAAGTATATATGGAATAAGATGCACCggattgaataaaattcaatgcCGACATAAATTCAGAATTTCTCTAGTAAACTCTTTGCATGTAACTTAAATACCAGGTGATGCAAACTAGTCAAATGCTGATTTGATTAATGTTAGCTCATTTTAACTGGAAAGGATAGTTTGAGTTCCATACACAGCTATGCCCCGAATGGTTTGGCACACCCCTTGACAATGTAAACAGACTAGGAAACTTCTCCACATATGCTAGATCTATCAAGTCTGATAACTTAGAAATCTTGTTGGCAGATCCATGTCTGGCATAGTCTTAATTGAATCTAACATTATCTTCCTCTGAAACAGGCTGAGTATATTATGAAAAGGTTTCTATTTCCAAGACAATTAGCAGTCGTGTGCCTGTAATACACCTACTATGTTTTCATATTTGGTAGTATTACTCTGAAGGACATCAAAGGCAACGATGTAAAGTTCACAACTCTAGGGGACCACTTTCATCAGCTCAATTTTGTTACCAGAAGGCCAATGAGgggataaaatattttgtacaAATGCTACCTTGTTCAAATGGACATTTGGCGGGATCCTCATTAAAATATAGTGCAAGTGCATCTGAATTTCTGCCCTGTGCATCAAGTACAACCATAAAACATATCATTGACACTATAGAAATTGATGCTGTAACATAATACAACAAAGAGGTAACTAAATGTAAAGGAAATTACCGCCACAGAATACAAATCCCGGAGAGATCCCACCTCAGCTTCAGATGCACCAATGAATTCCTTTAAGGTCTGGTTTACCGGACGTAGAAAATCAAACTTATAAGGACCAAAAGATGGCGCAGATTATACTAATTTCAAGTTAAGAAATGATTGCAACTTAATAGCCGCATGGTAATGAATCCTATCAACTCTTGTGTAAAATGAATTACCGAATGAAGGAAAGAAAGTAGAAAATGATATAAGGTAAAGATATACTACATGAGAAAGCCAAATAGTGCTAGTCCATCAAAATGCAGCTGCACGCTAAAAGACTATTCTATCAATCAATCAAGTAGGAGGAGAAAATGACAATCACAATTCTTTGTTATCTCCTATCCAAATGCAAGCAGCAGTGCTTTACTTCTCCAGAATACTGTTACCCTCTTTTTTGGGAAGAGGGGAGATACGTCAGTGAAGACAGATAAGAAAAATTACTCACTAACAGCAACAACTTTCATCCTGCTGTCAAACCATTAGGGACTGATCGAGACATAAAgctttgtttaattttatcaaCTATCATAGGTGAATAATTGTAAAAACGATACACTTAAAGGGAGACCAAGGCGTTTGTGAAGAAAATGGACcatgggcctaactcaaccaaaAGCTAGTTCATGAGGTGAGAATTGCTCAAGACCATATAATGAGACAAATTTCACTTTGACCAATGAAAATTCTCACATATCACATAAGAGGTCGACTTGATTTGCTTAAAGTTAGATTGCCTGTATTCAAAATTGACTGcttagcatatatatatatatgagctCTATTTGGACTTGATTtgtttaaagtttgataaaattCAAGTGCCAACTGTTTATTAAAGCTTGATCTGCTTTAAGGTTAAAAAATGGACCTtctaaagagagagagagagagagNNNNNNNNNNNNNAAACATGAAAGGCTGTTCTTG is part of the Solanum stenotomum isolate F172 chromosome 8, ASM1918654v1, whole genome shotgun sequence genome and encodes:
- the LOC125873022 gene encoding uncharacterized protein LOC125873022 — translated: MKDYSSVPMQGTGKIIRRSIFIFLQNYQFYTAIAAVLAFPFAASVLLLQAFVPSTCFLRAFHDHLHSLFDAVGLPSSSKLFTVLNSKLSQTFAISFLAFPFTLTSLLFAKASVIEALSDQKSSKKPAFSSFCSLYSSLLLTQLCNSIVIISANATCFTLLFFAFNIFNYGFDLSSPRSILFISATGAIICSIILASTLIICNLALVLSGLENIGGYMAILKACFLIKGKNATALSLALIFNLALAAVEVLYQYRIVKAHHHIRTGFSAIALEGMFIAYLYAILLVVDTISSCLFFECCKTNCQMDEEGCFPFQIEIEDRDHHAVLLIKNLEELS